AAAGAGCAAAAAGACGCCGATGATGGTCACCGCCGCCACAATATAGCCGATGACCATGTCGAAGGTGGTGAACCGGGCCACGTAGGCCTGCTGCTCGGGGGGCAGGTCCAAGGCCCCGCTGGTGATGAGAAACACGGACAGGATGCTGTAGATGGAGCTTATGGCGTAGAACAGGAAGATGATCCACACGGGCAACGGTCGCCGGGGACGGGCGGGCATGTCGGACCTCCAGTGGGCTGGCCGGGATGCGGCGGGTTGCCGTCTCTTTGTCGTGCATCATGCCCGATCCCCTGGCAAAGCGCAAAGACAGCCGCTCCGGGATGCCGCCATCGGGCAACGCCTTGCTTTGTCGGCGTGCTCAGGCATCTCGACAATCACTGGCAATCGACGTAATATAGATAGGATTTCCCACACTGGAGGCCCCATGGCGAAAATCCTCATCATCGACGACGACGAACAGATACGCCAGGTGTGCCGTCTGGTGTTCGAGGGCATGGGGCACGAGGTGCATGCCGCCCCCACCCTGACCCGGGGACTTGCCGCCGTCAAAGACGGGGATTTCGACGTGGTGTACCTCGATGTGGACCTGCCCGACGGCATCGGGCTTAACGCCGTGTCCTCCATCACCGAGGGCGACCGCGCCCCGGAGGTCATCATCTTCACCGGCGCCAGCTACCCCAACGGCGCGGAACTGGCCATCCAGAACGGGGCCTGGGACTACATCGAAAAGCCCGCCACTGAAGACGTCATGTCCCTGCCCCTGATCCGGGCCCTGCAGTACCGCAAGGAGAAATTCTCCCATCACGCGCCCACCGTGGCCTTGAAACGGGATCGCATCATCGGCCAAAGCCCGGTCATCGCCAAGTGCCTGGATCTCATCGCCCAGGCGGCCAACAGCGAGGCCAACACGCTCATCACCGGGGAAACCGGCACGGGCAAGGAGCTTTTCGCCCGGGCCATCCACGAAAACAGCCCCCGGGCCGATGGCCCCTTCGTGGTCGTGGACTGCTCCATCCTGACCGAAACCCTCATCGAGAGCGTGCTGTTCGGCCACGCCAAGGGCGCGTTCACCGGGGCCGAGAAAAAAAGCGAGGGCCTTATCCGCCAAGCCCATGGCGGCACCCTGTTTCTCGACGAGGTGGGGGAGCTGCCCTTTGCCATGCAAAAGGCCTTTTTGCGGGTGCTGCAGGAGCGCCGCTTCCGGCCGGTGGGGGCCAAGGAGGAGGAGTCGAGCGACTTTCGGCTGGTGGCGGCCACCAACAAGGATCTCCCGGCCATGGCCGCCGAGGGGCGGTTCCGCAGCGATCTGCTGTTTCGGCTGCACACCATGCATATCGCCATCCCCGCCCTGCGCGAACGCGACGAGGACATCCGGGAGCTGACACTTTATTACACCCACTTTTTCTGCCGCAAATACAACGTGCCGCTCAAGGGCTTCTCCCCGGAATTTTTCGACTTCATGCTGGAATACGACTGGCCGGGCAACGTACGCGAGCTGGTCAACACCGTGGAAAACATCGTGGTCCGGGCCAGGCTCGACCCCACCCTGTATCCCAAACATCTGCCGTCTGAGATTCGCATCCGGGGCATGGGCGGCCCCGGCGGCAAAAAGAATGGCCAGGGCAACGGCCTGGGGCTGCTTGCCGGGCCCGGGGACAACGGCAGCCCGGAGGTCGGCGAGGCCGCGCCCGGCGGTCAGGAACCGGGGGAGCAGGTCGAACTGCTCATCCCCTTCGACGACTACAAACGCCAGACGGAAAAAAACTATTTCCAGGCCGTCATGACCCATTGCCACGGCGACATCCGCCAGGCCTGCGACCTGTCCAAGCTCGGCAAACAAAGCCTGTACCGCTACCTGCGCATCCACGGCATCTCCACGCGGTAAGGCCGCCTACGGCGTCATCACGTTGCCTCCCACATCCCTGGAAAAACGAAACGCCCCGCCCGCGAGAGCCTCGCGGGCGGGGCGAAAAACCGCTGCGTTCGCAGGGAAGCCCCGGGGCTAACCCCGGTTTTCCCAACCGTCCAGCACACCCTGCCGAAAGGCCGCAAACGCCTCGGCAAAGCTTTCCAGGGGCAGTTCGCCCTTCTCCCCGGTGCGCCGGTCCTTGGTCTCCACAACCCCGCGCCCGAGCCCCTTGCCGCCCAAAACCAACTGCATGGGAAAGCCCATCAGGTCGGCGTCCTTGAACTTCACCCCGGGCCGTTCGTCCCGGTCGTCGAGCAGCACCTCCACCCCCATGCCCGCAAGCAGGTCGTGCAACTCCGTGGCCTTGGCCACGGCCGTCTCGTCCTTGGGGCTCAGATTGAGCAGGGCCACCTCGAAAGGGGCCATGGGCGGCGGAAACACGATGCCGTGCTCGTCGTTATTTTGCTCCAGACAGGCCGCCACCACCCGGGACACGCCGATGCCGTAGCAGCCCATGATCAGGGGACGTTCCTTGCCCTCTTCGTCCAGGAACATGGCGCCCATGGTCGTGCTGTACTTGGTTCCCAGCTTGAAGACGTGCCCCACCTCGATGCCCTTGGTGAAAAGAAGCGGCTTCCCGCACTTGGGGCACATGTCCCCGGCCGCCACCTGGCGCAGGTCCAGGGAGCATTCCACTGTGGCGTCCCGGGCCAGATCCACATGCCGCAGGTGCGCGTCCGCCGCGTTGGCCCCGACGATCCAGTCCGAGCGACCGAAAAGCTCTTTGTCGGCATAGACCACGTCCACGGCAAGCCCCACGGGTCCGGCAAACCCCACGGGCGCGCCCGTCACCTTGGTCACCACCTCGGGCGAGGCCAGCTCCATCTCCGTGGCCCCGAGCACGTTTTTGAGCTTGATCTCGTTGACCTCCCGGTCCCCGCGCACCAGGGCCGCCACCACCTTTCCATCGGCCACGTAGAGCAGGGTCTTGATGATCCTGTCGGCGGCCACGCCCAAAAAGGCGGCCACCTCCTCCACCGTGTGCACCCCGGGTGTGGCAACAACCTCGGCGGGCGGGCAGAACGTCGACTCCTCGGCCATGTGGCACACGGCCTCGGCCTTCTCCAGGTTGGCCCCGTATTCGCATGCCGAACAGGCCACGATGGTGTCCTCGCCCGTGGCGGCCAGGACCATGAACTCATGGGAAAAGCTGCCGCCGATGGGGCCGGAGTCGGCCTCCACGGCCCGGAACCTGAGCCCCAGGCGGGAGAAGATGCGGGCATAGGCGTCGTACATGGCGAAATAGCTCGTGTCCGCGCCCGCATCGTCCTTGTCGAAGGAATAGGCGTCCTTCATGATGAATTCGCGGCCGCGCATGAGTCCGAACCGGGGACGGATCTCGTCGCGAAACTTGGTCTGGATCTGGTACAGGTTCAGCGGCAACTGGCGGTAGGAGCGGATCTCGTGGCGCACCAGATCCGTGACCACCTCTTCATGGGTGGGCCCCAGGCAGCATTCCCGGTCGTGCCGGTCGATGAAGCGCAACAGTTCCTTGCCGTACACGTTCCACCGGCCGCTCTCCTTCCACAAATCCCCGGGTTGCACCGCAGGCATGAGCACTTCCAGGGCCCCGGCCCGGTTCATCTCCTGCCGAACCACGTTCGCCACGTTGTTTACGGCCCGCAACCCAAGCGGCAGATAGGTGTACACCCCGGCGGTGAGTTTGCGGATCATGCCCGCCCGCAAAAGGAGCTTGTGGGACACCACCTCGGCGTCAGCCGGATCTTCCTTGAGCGTGGGGGCGTAAAACGTGCTTAGGCGCATGCGGTTTCCTTTTTTTTCTCTTCGATGACACGGTCGAGTTCTTCCATGAATCGGGCCAGAAGCGCTTCCTGGCCCTTCACCTTGCACACCAGTTCCCCTTTGCGGAAAATGACCCCCAGACCGCGTCCGCCAGCCAGGCCGATGTCCGCCTCCTTCGCCTCACCAGGGCCGTTGACCACGCAGCCCATGACCGCCACGGTGAACACCTCGGTCACCTGCCGCAGGCGTTCCTCCACGGCCTCGGCCAGGGCCGCCAGATCGATCTCGGTGCGGCCGCAGGTGGGACAGGAGATGATCTCCGGTCCCCGGGCGCGGATGCCCAAGCAGCGCAAAATCTCCCAGGCCGCGCCCATCTCGGTCACGGGGTCGCCGGTAAGCGACACCCGCAGCGTATCCCCCAGGCCCTCCCACAAGAGGATGCCCAGCCCCACCCCGGACTTCACCGCGCCGCGCATGGGGGTTCCGGCCTCGGTAATGCCGATGTGCAGCGGATAGTCCACCTTCTTCGCCAACAGGCGGTAGGCGGCGATGGTGCGGGGAACGTTCGAGGACTTGAGCGAAATTTTGATCTGATCGAAACCGCGCTTCTCCAAAAGGGCCACATGGGTCAGGGCGCTTTCCACCATGGCCTCGGGCGTGGGGCCGCCGTAGCGGCGCAACAGGTCTTTTTCCACGGACCCGCTGTTGACCCCGATCCGGATGGGCGCGCCCCGGTCTTTGGCGGCGGCGGCCACGGCGTCCACGGCGCGCTCCCCGCCGATGTTGCCGGGGTTGATGCGCAGGCCGTCGACGCCGGACTCCAGGGCCAGAAGGGCCAGGCGGTGGTCGAAATGGATGTCCGCGATAAGCGGTACGGGAGACAGGGGCCGTATGTCGGCGATGGCCCGGGCGGCGACCTCGTCGAGCACGGCCAGACGAACGATCTCGCACCCGGCCCGGGCCAGGGCGTGAATCTGGGCCACGGTGGCGGCCACGTCCCGGGTGTCGGTGTTGGTCATGCTCTGCACCCGGACGGGATGCCCGCCGCCGATACGGAGGGGACCGAGCCGGATGGCGCGCGTGGGGTGGCGTTTCGGGATGAGGGATTCGTTTTCCATGGGTCGTGTCCGTACGTCGATCCTGCTAGCCCATTTCAGGCCCAAAGCCAAGAGCGTCCAACGCTGCGGGACGAACCTCGACGAGAACCCCGACCGGAGAGGCTCGTCCCGTGCCTTGCCTTTTTTGCTGAAACTGCTATTCGGAAATAGAGAATCACGCTCAGGATCGTCCCAAATGGCGACGACCGTATAAACGCCAGCATTGCGTCCAGTCGCGAGGGACCGCAATGATTTTCGACTCCCTGTTCAAAAAGACGGAGAAATCCGAGGCCAAGGACCGCCGTCGGGCCTACCGGGTTCACATCAAGGATCTCCAGGTGGTGGTGCATGGGCAAAGCGCCACCTTTTCGTTTACGGCCAAGGACGTCAGCGCCCTCGGAGTGGGGGTTCTGACCAACGCCAAGGCCTTTCAGCCCGGCATTCTCATCCGGTTGGACATCAAGCAGGGAGGCAAGATCCTGGCCACAGGGCTCACGGCCAAGGTCGTACGGGCCGGAGGCGGCGTGGTGGGCTGCCAGTTTCAGGACATGACCAAGGTGCAGGAAACCATCCTGCACACCCTGGTTCTCGAAGAACAAAAACGCCAAGCGGCCCGGCGCAAACCGGGTGATGCCTGCGCCCCCGACCCCGAGAACATGGAGGGCTCCCTGACCTTTGTGGATCCCTGGTCCGAGGCCAAAAAAAAGAAGGGCTTTTTCCGCTGGAAGGGCTGACCCGCCCCACCCCGTCAACTGACCCGTACGCCTCCGGTGCGGTTCTCCTTGGGGCGGCGGACGTTGGCCCCGTGCAGGCCGCGCCGCACCAGATACAATAACTTTTTCGAGAACCGGACCACCCAGGCCCGGTCCATCATTTCCCTGACGATCATTTCCCGGTTCGACAGGTCTTCTCCGGCCAAGGCCCTGGCCCGGTCCTGGCGACGACGGCGGGCGTATTCCCCAAGCACCTCCACCAGGATCATGGTCTTGCGGAAATCCCGCACGGATGCGTTGATATGGATCTGGTAGGCCCCGTCGCGGTACAGCAAAAAACCCCAGCAATCGATGTTTTGGGCCTGATGGATTTCCAGGTCGGGCCGTTTCTCGGCAAAAGAGTAGAGTCGGTCAAGCAAAACGGACATGGACGTATCTCCCGCCGGGGTGTTTCCCGTTGCGGACCATCGCCCCGGGACCGGCCCGTCCGGCGTCTCGGGGCCACGGCGTAAGGTAGTCCCGTCCGGCGCGACGTCAAGTTCGGGACCAGCCCGGGAAACGCCGCCCCTGAAAAAGCCGGACGCCTCCCAAGAAAACAGCCCCAACCATTTTCCCAAAGAAATCCGCCGCCGCACGCCGATTCCCGCACAGAAGCCGTTGTGCGAAGCCTCCCAAGAAAATGGCCCCTGCCATTTTCCCAAAGAAATCCGCCGCCGCACGCCGATTCACACATCGGAACCGTTGTGCGTAAAGCGGAACACGGTTATGAAAACAGGGAAATCCTTGCGGCCGGACTGGCCGCAGGCCAAACGCCAAGGGAAAACGACCCATGGATTACGACCACATCCGGCACGCGGTGAAAACCGGCGACAAAATCCTCGAACTGGCCAGAACCCTCAACCTCGATCCCCAGCGCCACACCATCAAGGATCTGGCCGACACCATCCTGCGCACCGCCGTGCAAAAAGACCTGCCGCCGGAAGACAACGACCCGGCCTGATCCCCGCCGCGCGCCACGCACGGGCGCCGCGCCGTGCGCACCTATTCCAGATCGATGATCACCGGCCCCTGGATGTTCTGCATGGGGCGAGACGAAAACCGGTCTTTCTTGATCTCCTTGCCGTCGTACAGAATGCTCTCAATCGTGATGATCTTCTTCATCCAGACATCGTTTTCGATGGTCTTCGGCATGTCGCATTCAACAATCTTGGCCGTGATCTTGTCGATATCCACTTCCTCGACATCACTGAACGAATATTCATGCACGTATTCTTCGTTGAATCCAAAGCAATACGTGAAGCAATTCTTTACGTTGGGCTGAAAAAGCTTCTTGATCGGCTGCTTTTTGATCTCGCAATTGATCTTGTTGAGACTCACGCGCAGCTTTTCCTTCTCATTGACCACAATATAGACCACAGGGCGGTTGCTTTCGAGCAAATCCTCTCCGGCGGAATGGATGTTGTTGTCCTCTCCGTGAAAAATGTATTCAATGTACCGTTCGCGGTTGCTTTCCTTGGCCTCGCGAACAATATCCTTCTCGATATACGAATAAAAGATCCGCTGCCCGAACCCTTTGATCTCAATGCTGAATTTCATCTCCCGCTCCTTGCGCGTGCTGTTTGACCCTTTCTCGAATTCCGGAACCAGGAACCGGCCCGGGCGGCGCTCCCCCGCTCTCCGTGCCAGCGATGTCCTTCGGCAACGGTGTAAAAAGAAAATTTCTATCCTGAATCGACAGTCTGGTCAATTTTTCTACGGCAGTCCGGCAGAGAACACCGTTTCCGGAAACGCGGCGCGCCTCGTCCCCTTTCACCCCGACGCCCACCCCGGCCGCCCTTTTCTTCACGGCACGATGGGCGTATTGAGCGGGCTATGAACGTCACGCCCTCGCCCCGTCTCCGCCCCCAGGCCCCGACCCTATCGATTTCACTTCCCGGCCTGGTGCTTCTGACACTCCTTTTCCTGGCCGGACTGACGCTCCCCGCCCAGGCCGACAGCATCCCCATACCCGCCGCCCTGGCCCCCAGGCTGTCCACGGCCAGCACCGCCCAGGCCATGGCCGACGCCTTCCTGAACATCCCGTATGTGGATGACGCCACCGTGGATGAACACGGCCGATTCACCCTGTTCGAGCATCCCGAGACCACCCTGCCGTCACCAGGCCTCAATTGCAGCGGGTTCACCCTGTCCGTGTCCCGGTTTTTGCTGCAAAAAAACATCCCCCTGGACGCAGCCAAGGCCGACACGGGAGGCGACTCCGGCCCCGGTTCCCCAAACGGCCAGGACTGGGACTTCGGCTTCGACCTCATCCGCAACATCACACGCGACCTGCCGCGCCGGGCGATCCTGCCGGGCGGCGAAACACCCGACCTCGACGCCGCAACGGGCCAAAGCCTGCGCGGATTTCCCATTGCCGACACGACGGCCTGGGGACGTATCATGCCCCGCCTGCGGCCAGGCCACGTCTACCTGGCCAGCATAAGCAAGCCCGTCAAAACAAAGGGCTATACCCTTTTGCACTACCATGTGGGGCTGATCGTTCCCGGCCGCGACGGGACGTTCGCTTTCTACCACGCCACGCCGAAATCCGGTTCCCACCGCGTTTCACTGTCCGCCCCCGGGGGCGTCAAGCAGTTGCAAGCCCAGTTCCGGGACAAATCGCCCAATGAAAAATACATCCTGCTCATTGAGGCGCCACTGGCCGTGCCCTGAGCCCCGCCCTCGCGTCGGGGCTGCCGCCCCGTACCCCGCCCGG
Above is a genomic segment from Desulfolutivibrio sulfodismutans DSM 3696 containing:
- a CDS encoding ImmA/IrrE family metallo-endopeptidase, producing the protein MSVLLDRLYSFAEKRPDLEIHQAQNIDCWGFLLYRDGAYQIHINASVRDFRKTMILVEVLGEYARRRRQDRARALAGEDLSNREMIVREMMDRAWVVRFSKKLLYLVRRGLHGANVRRPKENRTGGVRVS
- the ispG gene encoding flavodoxin-dependent (E)-4-hydroxy-3-methylbut-2-enyl-diphosphate synthase — translated: MENESLIPKRHPTRAIRLGPLRIGGGHPVRVQSMTNTDTRDVAATVAQIHALARAGCEIVRLAVLDEVAARAIADIRPLSPVPLIADIHFDHRLALLALESGVDGLRINPGNIGGERAVDAVAAAAKDRGAPIRIGVNSGSVEKDLLRRYGGPTPEAMVESALTHVALLEKRGFDQIKISLKSSNVPRTIAAYRLLAKKVDYPLHIGITEAGTPMRGAVKSGVGLGILLWEGLGDTLRVSLTGDPVTEMGAAWEILRCLGIRARGPEIISCPTCGRTEIDLAALAEAVEERLRQVTEVFTVAVMGCVVNGPGEAKEADIGLAGGRGLGVIFRKGELVCKVKGQEALLARFMEELDRVIEEKKKETACA
- a CDS encoding sigma-54-dependent transcriptional regulator, encoding MAKILIIDDDEQIRQVCRLVFEGMGHEVHAAPTLTRGLAAVKDGDFDVVYLDVDLPDGIGLNAVSSITEGDRAPEVIIFTGASYPNGAELAIQNGAWDYIEKPATEDVMSLPLIRALQYRKEKFSHHAPTVALKRDRIIGQSPVIAKCLDLIAQAANSEANTLITGETGTGKELFARAIHENSPRADGPFVVVDCSILTETLIESVLFGHAKGAFTGAEKKSEGLIRQAHGGTLFLDEVGELPFAMQKAFLRVLQERRFRPVGAKEEESSDFRLVAATNKDLPAMAAEGRFRSDLLFRLHTMHIAIPALRERDEDIRELTLYYTHFFCRKYNVPLKGFSPEFFDFMLEYDWPGNVRELVNTVENIVVRARLDPTLYPKHLPSEIRIRGMGGPGGKKNGQGNGLGLLAGPGDNGSPEVGEAAPGGQEPGEQVELLIPFDDYKRQTEKNYFQAVMTHCHGDIRQACDLSKLGKQSLYRYLRIHGISTR
- a CDS encoding proline--tRNA ligase translates to MRLSTFYAPTLKEDPADAEVVSHKLLLRAGMIRKLTAGVYTYLPLGLRAVNNVANVVRQEMNRAGALEVLMPAVQPGDLWKESGRWNVYGKELLRFIDRHDRECCLGPTHEEVVTDLVRHEIRSYRQLPLNLYQIQTKFRDEIRPRFGLMRGREFIMKDAYSFDKDDAGADTSYFAMYDAYARIFSRLGLRFRAVEADSGPIGGSFSHEFMVLAATGEDTIVACSACEYGANLEKAEAVCHMAEESTFCPPAEVVATPGVHTVEEVAAFLGVAADRIIKTLLYVADGKVVAALVRGDREVNEIKLKNVLGATEMELASPEVVTKVTGAPVGFAGPVGLAVDVVYADKELFGRSDWIVGANAADAHLRHVDLARDATVECSLDLRQVAAGDMCPKCGKPLLFTKGIEVGHVFKLGTKYSTTMGAMFLDEEGKERPLIMGCYGIGVSRVVAACLEQNNDEHGIVFPPPMAPFEVALLNLSPKDETAVAKATELHDLLAGMGVEVLLDDRDERPGVKFKDADLMGFPMQLVLGGKGLGRGVVETKDRRTGEKGELPLESFAEAFAAFRQGVLDGWENRG
- a CDS encoding PilZ domain-containing protein, with the translated sequence MIFDSLFKKTEKSEAKDRRRAYRVHIKDLQVVVHGQSATFSFTAKDVSALGVGVLTNAKAFQPGILIRLDIKQGGKILATGLTAKVVRAGGGVVGCQFQDMTKVQETILHTLVLEEQKRQAARRKPGDACAPDPENMEGSLTFVDPWSEAKKKKGFFRWKG